In the Anaerolineae bacterium genome, CTCTGGTTGCCAGCCTCGTAGTTGGATGCTCTCCATTGCCAAACGACGATCCCTGCAGCATCTCAACTACCAGATCGCCGGCTTTACGCCTGTATGTAATGCCCGGCGGCTTAAGGACAACCCGTTTTGATATTCGCACCGGCTTGTTAAAGGATTTTTCCAGGAAGGTGTGGCCATATTTATAAGTATATGCCAGAGTCTGTTCTGCAACCAAGGCCTTGATTGCCTGTTTTGTCTGTTTTTTGGGATAAAAGTATCTGTTTGCTATTTCCTTTTCTATATCCAACTGGGTCAAGCATCTATCTGATTCAAATACAGTTTCGGCTACTTTTTGTTTCAGCAAATTGTACTTGTTTACAGAGGTCACTCAATATGCCCTTCCTTTTTCAAGAGATCCTTATACCAGCATGCAAACTCAAACATGCCTCTAAACGTTTCATTGTTGTTCATTATACCGTGGCAAATCTCAAAAGCCCCCCTCCCGAATTCGTTAGTATATTCCTCAGGGCTGCATGCCTGCATAAACTCCCTTACAAGCATCTGGGTTGTGCGTTTTGTCACATCTTTTCTGATATCTATCGGATCTTTTGGCTTGATAAAAGGATCCCATTCGTCATAACCTTTTTTCAGGATATGTTTCCGACGCCTAGGAGACATGCCGTCAAGTATGGCCTTTTTTCTTCTTTTCTCCTCTTCAGGGGAAATTTCCGTCATTTTTTCTACTCCTTTTAGGCGTTCTGCTTCTCTTTTGGGCTGTCTTTCTTAATGGTTTTCAGTCCAAAAAACTCTTCATCATAATTGGTAAGAATAGCCATGGATAAAGGCACAAGCAGGTCCGCCATGTTCACATAACTGGATTTAATTTCTTTTACAAGCTCAGCAGATATTTTGTAAAGATTATTCTGGAGTATATCCAGGTTTACCGTGGAATACTGCTTACCCTCAACAAAGCCGGATTTGCCACAGGTATGACCCGATCCACCAATACTGCCTGGAATCCCGTACACCCGGCATGTTATGGGCCGGTATTGATATATATCGCAAAGATTATGCTCGTTTAGCAGCGGGCATCTAATCCGTTTCTCTGCTATGTCCATTATTATGTCATCCTCTTTTTTTCCTGCTTCAAAATCTCTATATGCCTTTTTCTTTATTCTGCATCCCTCTCGATCAGCTTTGTTTGACTTATCAATAATCCTGTCCCTTTCTTTTCCTTTAATTTTTTTGTTGAATTGATAGTTTATATATAATCCT is a window encoding:
- a CDS encoding YkgJ family cysteine cluster protein, which produces MDIDFSPFFRKYEEIVTMADAVFERVKKEHPECITCKQECCDCCYALFDLSLIEGLYINYQFNKKIKGKERDRIIDKSNKADREGCRIKKKAYRDFEAGKKEDDIIMDIAEKRIRCPLLNEHNLCDIYQYRPITCRVYGIPGSIGGSGHTCGKSGFVEGKQYSTVNLDILQNNLYKISAELVKEIKSSYVNMADLLVPLSMAILTNYDEEFFGLKTIKKDSPKEKQNA